The following are encoded together in the Notolabrus celidotus isolate fNotCel1 chromosome 9, fNotCel1.pri, whole genome shotgun sequence genome:
- the pebp1 gene encoding phosphatidylethanolamine-binding protein 1, whose protein sequence is MHATSVSRLQDTMPADLSQWTGSLALQEVEEKPAESLTMKYDSVEIDELGKVLTPTQVQNRPTCVEWAGCDSSKMYTLALTDPDAPSRKDPKFREWHHFLVVNMKGNDVSSGCVMSDYVGSGPPKGTGLHRYVWLVYEQSSSLNCSETVLTNRSGDGRGKFSIRSFRQKYNLGAPVAGTCYQAEWDDYVPKLYEQLAGK, encoded by the exons ATGCATGCAACGTCAGTCAGCAGACTTCAAGACACAATGCCTGCAGATTTAAGCCAGTGGACCGGGTCTTTGGCCctgcaggaggtggaggagaaacCTGCAGAGTCTCTGACGATGAAGTACGACTCTGTGGAGATCGATGAGCTCGGTAAAGTGCTCACTCCGACACAG GTGCAGAACAGACCCACCTGCGTGGAGTGGGCAGGATGTGACTCCAGTAAGATGTACACTCTGGCTCTCACTGACCCGGACGCCCCCAGCAGGAAGGACCCCAAGTTCAG gGAGTGGCATCATTTCCTGGTGGTCAACATGAAGGGGAATGATGTTTCCTCTGGCTGCGTCATGTCCGACTACGTGGGATCTGGTCCTCCCAAAGGCACAg GTCTTCACAGGTACGTGTGGCTGGTGTACGAGCAGTCAAGCAGCCTGAACTGCTCCGAGACGGTCCTCACTAACCGCTCTGGAGACGGGCGAGGAAAGTTCAGCATCCGGAGCTTCAGGCAGAAGTACAACCTGGGCGCTCCGGTGGCGGGGACCTGCTACCAGGCCGAGTGGGACGACTACGTCCCCAAACTGTACGAGCAGCTGGCCggaaaataa